In Streptomyces sp. P3, one DNA window encodes the following:
- a CDS encoding cation:proton antiporter — protein sequence MHDTTALLIELGAIILALGLLGRLAGRVGFSPIPLYLLAGLAFGQGGMLPLEASAEFIATGAEIGVILLLLLLGLEYSASELVTSLKTQYPSGAVDFVLNAVPGAAAALLLGWGPVAAVALAGVTWISSSGVIAKVLGDLRRLGNRETPVVLGILVMEDLSMAVYLPILTALLAGVSLAGGALTLLIALGTVGAVLYVALRHGRLISRAVSSDSAEMLLLVVLGLTLVVAGIAQRLQVSAAVGAFLVGIALSGEVAEGASSLLTPLRDLFAAVFFVFFGLHTDPAAIPPVLFPALALATVTTLTKIATGYWAARRARISVKGRWRAGGTLVARGEFSIVIAGLAVGVEPRIGPLATAYVLILVILGPLAARWTEPLANRLTAVRVAPAGAAEAVGAVDAVESAGTAGGAGAVPASR from the coding sequence GTGCACGACACCACCGCCCTGCTCATCGAACTCGGGGCGATCATCCTCGCCCTGGGCCTGCTGGGACGCCTGGCGGGACGGGTGGGCTTCTCGCCCATACCCCTCTACCTGCTCGCCGGGCTCGCCTTCGGCCAGGGCGGCATGCTGCCCCTGGAGGCGAGTGCGGAGTTCATCGCCACCGGCGCCGAGATAGGGGTCATCCTCCTGCTGCTCCTGCTCGGCCTGGAGTACAGCGCCTCCGAACTCGTCACCAGCCTGAAGACCCAATACCCCTCCGGCGCGGTCGACTTCGTGCTCAACGCCGTGCCCGGCGCGGCCGCGGCCCTGCTGCTCGGCTGGGGTCCGGTGGCCGCGGTGGCGCTGGCCGGCGTCACCTGGATCTCCTCCTCCGGCGTGATCGCCAAGGTCCTCGGAGACCTGCGCCGGCTGGGTAACCGGGAAACCCCGGTCGTCCTCGGCATCCTGGTCATGGAGGACCTCTCCATGGCCGTCTACCTGCCGATCCTCACCGCCCTGCTCGCCGGCGTGAGCCTCGCGGGCGGCGCGCTCACCCTGCTGATCGCCCTGGGCACCGTGGGGGCGGTCCTGTACGTGGCGTTGCGGCACGGCCGGCTGATCAGCCGCGCGGTCTCCTCCGACAGCGCCGAGATGCTGCTGCTCGTCGTCCTCGGCCTGACCCTGGTGGTCGCCGGCATCGCACAGCGCCTCCAGGTCTCCGCGGCCGTCGGCGCCTTCCTGGTCGGCATCGCCCTGTCCGGCGAGGTGGCCGAGGGCGCCAGCAGTCTTCTCACCCCGCTGCGGGACCTGTTCGCCGCGGTCTTCTTCGTCTTCTTCGGACTGCACACCGACCCCGCGGCCATCCCGCCCGTCCTCTTCCCCGCCCTGGCTCTGGCCACCGTCACCACCCTGACGAAGATCGCCACCGGATACTGGGCGGCACGACGCGCCCGGATCTCGGTCAAGGGCCGGTGGAGGGCGGGCGGAACCCTGGTCGCGCGCGGTGAGTTCTCCATCGTCATCGCCGGGCTCGCGGTCGGCGTCGAACCGCGCATCGGACCGCTGGCGACCGCGTACGTGCTGATCCTGGTCATCCTCGGGCCGCTCGCCGCCCGCTGGACCGAGCCCCTCGCCAACCGTCTCACCGCGGTACGCGTGGCACCGGCGGGGGCGGCCGAGGCCGTGGGCGCGGTCGACGCCGTGGAATCCGCCGGGACCGCGGGAGGCGCCGGGGCCGTGCCCGCGAGCCGTTGA
- a CDS encoding ScbR family autoregulator-binding transcription factor, which translates to MVKQARAVRTRRALVRAAAEVFAAEGYAGASLPAISERAGVSNGALHFHFASKHDLAAEVERAAADGAQRLAERCRSRADTLLQSLVHTACALLLAVVADPVIRAGFRLSGDPSRKDGTRLLRWWQAWVQELVVQAQRDGELARDVPADVATTVIVAATAGFEVMGAADREVLSVERVTQLWTFVLPRLAAPPGHASTSKGPQTPVEQQGDQVY; encoded by the coding sequence ATGGTCAAGCAGGCACGGGCGGTCCGCACCCGCCGGGCCCTTGTCCGGGCGGCGGCCGAGGTGTTCGCCGCCGAGGGGTACGCCGGGGCGTCCCTTCCGGCCATCAGCGAACGGGCGGGGGTGAGCAACGGCGCCCTGCACTTCCACTTCGCCAGCAAGCACGACCTGGCGGCGGAGGTGGAGAGGGCGGCGGCGGACGGCGCGCAGCGCCTCGCCGAACGATGCCGCAGCCGGGCCGACACGCTGCTGCAGTCCCTCGTGCACACGGCCTGCGCACTGCTGCTCGCGGTGGTCGCCGACCCCGTGATCCGGGCGGGGTTCCGGCTCAGCGGTGATCCCTCGCGCAAGGACGGTACGCGGCTGCTGCGCTGGTGGCAGGCGTGGGTGCAGGAGCTCGTCGTACAGGCGCAGCGCGACGGGGAGCTCGCGCGGGACGTCCCCGCCGACGTCGCGACGACCGTGATCGTTGCCGCGACCGCGGGCTTCGAGGTGATGGGGGCGGCGGACCGCGAGGTGCTCTCGGTGGAACGCGTGACGCAGCTGTGGACCTTCGTCCTGCCCCGGCTGGCGGCCCCACCCGGGCACGCCTCGACGTCCAAGGGACCGCAGACACCGGTGGAACAGCAGGGCGACCAGGTGTATTGA
- a CDS encoding carboxymuconolactone decarboxylase family protein has protein sequence MEARLDLLGTPFAGTLMKHFNTAGKAVARSTLPGTVQQLVMLRASQINGCGFCTDMHTKDAVHAGESDQRLHLVAVWREATVFSDAERAALELTEQGTRIADAAGGVPDEVWANALKHYDEEQLTALVALIALINAYNRLNVIVRQPAGGYRPGMFG, from the coding sequence ATGGAAGCGCGTCTCGACCTGCTCGGCACCCCGTTCGCCGGCACTCTGATGAAGCACTTCAACACGGCGGGCAAGGCCGTCGCGCGGTCCACGCTGCCCGGCACGGTCCAGCAACTGGTGATGCTGCGGGCCAGCCAGATCAACGGCTGCGGATTCTGCACCGACATGCACACCAAGGACGCCGTGCACGCGGGCGAGTCCGATCAGCGCCTGCACCTGGTCGCGGTGTGGCGGGAGGCCACGGTGTTCAGCGACGCCGAGCGCGCCGCGCTGGAGCTGACCGAGCAGGGCACGCGCATCGCCGACGCGGCGGGCGGCGTGCCCGACGAGGTCTGGGCGAACGCCCTGAAGCACTACGACGAGGAGCAGCTCACGGCCTTGGTGGCGCTCATCGCGCTCATCAATGCCTACAACCGTCTGAACGTCATCGTCCGGCAGCCCGCCGGCGGCTACCGGCCCGGCATGTTCGGCTGA
- a CDS encoding ScbR family autoregulator-binding transcription factor: protein MALQERAVRTRRAVLVAAAAVFAEVGYEAATIAEILARAGVTKGALYFHFSSKEELAQAVLAGQLETVPAVPARELLLQQGLDEAFVLAHLLSVGDPLVQGSIRLTVDQGAPTDGLDRRAPMSGWIAHNADLLGRAKERGELLPHVDVAAAARMFVGAFTGVQVLSKIMTGHADLPERVADLQRHLLAGVAVPAVLLQLDTAADRGARVYEEAVKASWPTGQPRAAG from the coding sequence GTGGCGCTGCAGGAACGGGCCGTCCGGACGAGGCGGGCCGTCCTCGTCGCGGCCGCGGCGGTGTTCGCCGAGGTGGGGTACGAGGCCGCGACGATCGCGGAGATCCTCGCCCGGGCCGGCGTGACCAAGGGGGCGCTCTACTTCCACTTCTCCTCCAAGGAAGAGCTGGCGCAGGCCGTGCTGGCCGGCCAGCTGGAGACCGTCCCGGCCGTGCCCGCAAGGGAGTTGCTGCTGCAGCAGGGGCTGGACGAGGCCTTCGTCCTGGCCCATCTGCTGTCGGTGGGCGATCCGTTGGTCCAGGGAAGCATCAGACTGACCGTGGACCAGGGGGCGCCGACGGACGGGCTGGACCGGCGCGCGCCGATGAGCGGGTGGATCGCGCACAACGCGGACCTGCTGGGGCGGGCGAAGGAGCGCGGCGAGCTGCTGCCGCATGTCGATGTGGCCGCCGCCGCGCGGATGTTCGTGGGCGCGTTCACCGGGGTCCAGGTGCTGTCCAAGATCATGACGGGGCACGCGGACCTGCCGGAGCGGGTGGCGGACCTTCAGCGGCATCTGCTGGCCGGGGTCGCGGTGCCCGCCGTGCTGTTGCAGCTGGACACCGCCGCCGACCGGGGCGCCAGGGTGTACGAGGAGGCCGTGAAGGCCAGTTGGCCGACGGGACAGCCGCGGGCCGCCGGATGA
- a CDS encoding DUF3040 domain-containing protein, giving the protein MPQSEEEPLVALAARLEHDGPRFARAPRTGRPARPREYRRTWARWTLAAGLAGLTGGVLLSHGLLIAAGLVVTGIGVQLLDAHRARGGRRHLPLR; this is encoded by the coding sequence GTGCCGCAGTCCGAAGAAGAGCCTCTCGTCGCGCTCGCGGCGCGCCTCGAGCATGACGGCCCCCGCTTCGCCCGGGCGCCGCGCACCGGACGCCCCGCCCGGCCCCGCGAGTACCGCCGCACCTGGGCCCGCTGGACGCTGGCGGCGGGCCTGGCCGGGCTGACCGGCGGCGTCCTCCTGTCGCACGGACTGCTGATCGCGGCGGGGCTGGTCGTCACCGGCATCGGCGTGCAGCTTCTCGACGCGCACCGGGCGCGAGGGGGCCGCCGTCACCTTCCTCTCCGGTGA
- a CDS encoding NAD(P)/FAD-dependent oxidoreductase — MRDGDVVVIGGGYAGVRLAKRLDATARVTLVDRKDVFFHRIASLRAGVRPEWSVTPFIPYDRLLRDGRMVVGKAVRIDTAERHVVLATGERLPYDVVVIATGADYPEPARFTGTTAEETLKTFAGHQRDVAAADHVLVVGGGPSGVELSAEIRLARPDARVTLAHSGPALLHSTGSERAGRKAQAWLESHDVEVRLDSFMSRGNDFGTYRDGHGGVLEADLSFWATGTTPNTLWLRLAGLGDWLNPAGHVRVDRRLRVEGWPDVFAVGDVNDATELKITPAALAQADLAAHNIRGYLQSPGRHRREPRLYRPLQRTPLIVPFGPTDGLTLLPVPGGESAVLGGRTSVLAKAKTLMTPYMRRQLGYTAT, encoded by the coding sequence GTGCGCGACGGCGACGTAGTGGTGATCGGCGGCGGCTATGCGGGCGTCCGCCTGGCGAAACGGCTGGACGCGACGGCCCGGGTCACGCTGGTCGACCGCAAGGACGTGTTCTTCCACCGTATCGCCTCCCTCCGCGCCGGTGTGCGTCCGGAGTGGTCGGTCACCCCGTTCATCCCGTACGACCGGCTGCTGCGCGACGGCCGGATGGTCGTCGGCAAGGCGGTCCGCATCGACACCGCCGAACGCCACGTCGTCCTGGCCACCGGCGAGCGGCTGCCCTACGACGTGGTGGTGATCGCCACCGGCGCCGACTACCCCGAACCGGCCCGCTTCACCGGGACCACCGCCGAGGAGACCCTCAAGACGTTCGCCGGTCACCAGCGCGACGTCGCCGCCGCCGACCACGTCCTCGTGGTGGGCGGCGGTCCCTCCGGCGTCGAGCTCAGCGCCGAGATACGCCTGGCCCGGCCGGACGCCCGGGTCACTCTCGCGCACTCCGGTCCCGCGCTGCTGCACTCCACGGGCAGCGAGCGGGCCGGCCGCAAGGCGCAGGCCTGGCTGGAGTCCCACGACGTCGAGGTCCGGCTGGACTCGTTCATGTCCCGCGGCAACGACTTCGGCACCTACCGCGACGGGCACGGCGGAGTTCTCGAAGCCGACCTCTCCTTCTGGGCGACCGGCACCACGCCCAACACACTGTGGCTGCGTCTGGCCGGGCTCGGCGACTGGCTGAACCCGGCCGGACACGTCAGGGTCGACCGCCGGCTCCGGGTCGAGGGGTGGCCGGACGTGTTCGCCGTCGGCGACGTCAACGACGCGACCGAACTCAAGATCACCCCCGCCGCGCTGGCCCAGGCCGACCTCGCAGCCCACAACATCCGCGGCTACCTGCAGAGTCCCGGCAGGCATCGCAGGGAGCCGCGCCTCTACCGGCCGCTCCAGCGCACGCCGCTGATCGTGCCCTTCGGTCCGACCGACGGGCTGACGTTGCTGCCCGTGCCGGGCGGCGAGAGCGCGGTGCTCGGCGGCCGCACCTCCGTCCTGGCCAAGGCGAAGACCCTCATGACCCCGTACATGCGCCGCCAGCTCGGCTACACCGCCACCTGA
- a CDS encoding cytochrome P450, giving the protein MDTTACPYALDVTGRDLAGEAAMLRAQGPAVRVELPGGVVAWAVLRQREVERLLTDPRVSKDARRHWPELIEGRISEEWPLYPWVINENMLFAYGDSHTRLRRLVAGAFTARRSEAMRTRVAQIAAELVDGLAASRPREPVDLRAAFAELLPMRVICELFGVPQGEATDALCAALHTVFGTTISGREIEAARLEAFVRLSDLVKAKRAEPGDDLTSLLIQARDQEDRLTEEELLGTLFLMIAGGQDTTAALITNAVGALLRSPEQLEHVRAGRATWQDVAAETMRVHTPGAYSPMRFAVEDIDLDGVLIRRGEAILVNFAAGGRDPERYGPHAERFDVLRKDRDGLGFGHGPHRCLGAPLAGVEAESAFAALFERFPRMELACAPEELLPLPSFLMNSYRSLPVRLVPVQA; this is encoded by the coding sequence ATGGATACGACAGCCTGCCCCTACGCCCTGGACGTGACGGGGCGCGATCTCGCGGGCGAGGCAGCCATGCTCAGGGCCCAAGGCCCCGCCGTGCGGGTGGAGTTGCCGGGGGGAGTGGTCGCGTGGGCGGTGCTGCGTCAGCGCGAGGTGGAGCGGCTGCTGACCGATCCCCGGGTGTCGAAGGACGCGCGCCGGCACTGGCCGGAGCTGATCGAGGGGCGCATCAGTGAGGAGTGGCCGCTGTACCCCTGGGTGATCAACGAGAACATGCTGTTCGCCTACGGCGACTCGCACACCCGGCTGCGCAGGCTGGTGGCGGGAGCGTTCACCGCGCGGCGTTCGGAGGCGATGCGGACACGAGTGGCACAGATCGCGGCAGAGCTCGTCGACGGGCTCGCGGCGAGCCGGCCCAGGGAGCCGGTGGACCTGCGGGCCGCGTTCGCGGAACTGCTGCCGATGCGGGTGATCTGCGAACTGTTCGGGGTGCCACAGGGCGAGGCCACCGACGCCCTGTGCGCGGCCCTGCACACGGTGTTCGGCACGACGATCAGCGGCCGGGAGATCGAGGCGGCCCGGCTGGAGGCCTTCGTCCGGCTGTCGGACCTGGTGAAGGCCAAGCGGGCCGAGCCGGGCGACGACCTCACGTCGCTGCTGATCCAGGCACGTGACCAGGAGGACCGGCTCACCGAGGAGGAACTCCTGGGCACCCTGTTCCTCATGATCGCCGGAGGGCAGGACACCACGGCCGCCCTGATCACCAACGCGGTCGGCGCGCTGCTGCGGTCGCCCGAGCAGCTGGAACACGTCAGGGCCGGCCGGGCGACCTGGCAGGACGTCGCTGCCGAGACGATGCGGGTGCACACCCCCGGGGCCTACTCGCCCATGAGGTTCGCCGTCGAGGACATCGATCTGGACGGCGTGCTGATCCGCAGGGGCGAGGCCATCCTCGTCAACTTCGCGGCGGGGGGCCGGGATCCGGAACGCTACGGGCCGCACGCCGAGCGGTTCGACGTGCTGCGCAAGGACCGTGACGGCCTCGGCTTCGGCCACGGGCCGCACCGCTGCCTGGGGGCGCCGTTGGCCGGAGTGGAGGCGGAGAGCGCCTTCGCCGCGCTCTTCGAGCGCTTCCCCCGCATGGAACTCGCCTGTGCGCCGGAGGAACTCCTGCCGTTGCCCAGTTTCCTGATGAACAGTTACCGGTCGCTTCCCGTCCGGCTCGTTCCCGTCCAGGCCTGA
- a CDS encoding acyl-CoA dehydrogenase, translated as MALLAFHGAERPAGPDRSGPRPFADTAEGEARDDAATVRELTRLLFDQDGERERVHAPWRRLIARDDFRHRPGLTPEERAAQSYTWLRLVNDLLADPASLATDPALLTALHEWAAIVDGGGGLTTVASIHYNLFLGSLLDHDAEPSRDLTEFTALRRTGTFLCTEVDHGNDAFALETTARLDPATGGFLLHTPHPGAAKFMPNTSTLGGPKSAVVAARLLVGDRDHGVFLFLTPLTDHDGPLPHVTVTPLPLRPNAPVDHCLTSFDHLPLPRRALLQGEHGRLGPDGVLTSSLGNRRKRFLTSISRVTVGKLCMSAAAVGASRAALAIAVRYGDHRHVSGARPGQRLPINTHRTHHSRLLQGVATTYAMTFLHRSLTARWSSPDASDRAGLERLVALAKAWITWEARTIALEARERCGAQGLLPANHLAGFSEYIEGTITAEGDNLLVTTKAAAELLHHPPSPPVPDAGPPVLTNPHHLRNLLARTEHAFHEQAHRALRQGPSHDPQARWNTASAPALQKAQAHIRLQAADALLATSARTAHEPARRLLTEVTALYLLTHLTPHTGLLLADGHITPRHVHELPAAVDALTHSLQPHLASLTRAFDHPPEYLDALPLIRQPGPPPGDADGDT; from the coding sequence ATGGCCCTTCTGGCATTCCACGGCGCGGAGCGCCCCGCCGGACCGGACCGCAGCGGTCCCCGCCCCTTCGCGGACACGGCCGAGGGCGAGGCGCGGGACGACGCGGCGACCGTCCGCGAGCTGACCCGGCTGCTCTTCGACCAGGACGGCGAACGGGAACGCGTCCACGCCCCGTGGCGCCGCCTCATAGCCCGGGACGACTTCCGTCACCGGCCGGGTCTCACTCCCGAGGAGCGGGCCGCGCAGTCCTACACCTGGCTGCGTCTGGTCAACGACCTGCTGGCCGACCCCGCGTCGCTCGCGACCGACCCGGCCCTCCTCACGGCGCTGCACGAGTGGGCCGCCATCGTGGACGGCGGCGGCGGCCTCACCACCGTCGCCAGCATCCACTACAACCTCTTCCTCGGCAGCCTCCTCGACCACGACGCCGAGCCCTCGAGGGACCTGACCGAGTTCACCGCGCTGCGACGCACCGGAACGTTCCTGTGCACCGAGGTCGACCACGGCAACGACGCCTTCGCGCTGGAGACCACCGCCCGTCTCGACCCCGCGACGGGCGGGTTCCTCCTGCACACCCCCCACCCCGGCGCCGCCAAGTTCATGCCCAACACCAGCACGCTGGGCGGCCCCAAGAGCGCCGTCGTGGCGGCCCGCCTGCTCGTCGGCGACCGGGACCACGGCGTGTTCCTCTTCCTGACCCCGCTCACCGACCACGACGGACCGCTTCCCCACGTCACCGTCACACCCCTCCCGCTGCGTCCGAACGCCCCCGTCGACCACTGCCTCACCTCCTTCGACCACCTGCCCCTGCCGCGCCGGGCCCTTCTTCAGGGCGAGCACGGGCGACTGGGTCCCGACGGCGTCCTCACCAGCAGCCTCGGCAACCGCCGCAAACGCTTCCTCACCTCGATCTCCCGGGTCACCGTCGGCAAGCTGTGCATGAGCGCCGCGGCCGTCGGAGCCTCACGCGCGGCGCTCGCCATCGCCGTCCGCTACGGCGACCACCGGCACGTCAGCGGAGCCCGGCCCGGTCAGCGGCTGCCCATCAACACCCACCGCACCCACCACAGCCGACTGCTCCAGGGCGTCGCGACCACCTACGCGATGACGTTCCTGCACCGCTCGCTCACCGCGCGGTGGAGCAGCCCCGACGCCTCGGACCGTGCCGGTCTCGAACGCCTCGTCGCGCTCGCCAAGGCCTGGATCACCTGGGAGGCACGCACCATCGCGCTGGAGGCACGGGAGCGCTGCGGCGCGCAGGGACTTCTCCCCGCGAACCACCTCGCAGGCTTCTCCGAGTACATCGAGGGGACCATCACGGCGGAGGGCGACAACCTCCTCGTCACCACCAAGGCGGCCGCGGAACTGCTCCACCACCCGCCGTCCCCGCCCGTCCCGGACGCCGGGCCGCCCGTCCTCACCAATCCCCACCACCTGCGCAACCTGCTCGCCCGCACCGAGCACGCCTTCCACGAGCAGGCACACCGAGCCCTGCGCCAGGGCCCCTCGCACGACCCGCAGGCCCGCTGGAACACGGCATCCGCTCCCGCGCTGCAGAAGGCTCAGGCCCACATCAGGCTGCAGGCCGCGGACGCCCTCCTGGCCACCTCGGCCCGCACGGCCCATGAACCGGCCCGCCGCCTCCTCACCGAGGTCACCGCCCTCTACCTGCTCACCCACCTCACCCCGCACACCGGCCTGCTCCTCGCCGACGGCCACATCACCCCGCGCCACGTGCACGAGCTCCCGGCCGCCGTCGATGCCCTCACCCACAGCCTCCAGCCCCATCTCGCCTCCCTGACCCGGGCCTTCGACCACCCGCCCGAGTACCTGGACGCCCTGCCCCTCATACGGCAGCCCGGGCCGCCGCCGGGTGACGCGGACGGCGACACGTAG
- a CDS encoding glycoside hydrolase family 127 protein — MSQPPSRRGLLRLAAGTAAAVPLLHATPAASRAAAEPATATAASRASAVPAAPAAVAAPVPPTWAVQPFALDRVTLGDGVFRRKRDLMLGYARSYPADRILAVFRANAGLDTRGARPPGGWETSDGNLRGHYGGHFLTLVAQAYADTRESALKTKLDHLVTALGECQTALADHGSPKPSHPGYLAAYPETQFILLESYTTYPTIWAPYYTCHKIMRGLLDAHTLGGNAQALTIASKMGDWVHSRLGRLPKAQLERMWSIYIAGEYGGMNEVMADLYALTGRAEHLAAARCFDNTALLDACADGRDVLDGRHANQHIPQFTGYVRLFDHTGEEEYAAAARNFWGMVVGPRTYSQGGAGKGEIFRARGAIAATLGDDNAETCATYNMLKLSRQLFFHAPDAAYMDYYERGLTNHILASRRDASSTTSPEVTYFVGMGPGTVRQYDNTGTCCGGTGMENHTKYQDSVYFRSAAGDALYVNLYLASTLRWPERGLVLEQTSAYPAEGVRTLTFREGDGSLDLKLRVPSWATAGFTVAVNGVQQQASASPGSYLTLRRNWRRGDRVTVSAPYRLRVERASDDPSVQSLFHGPVLLVARSQATDFRQFSFYKDFTLRGDLADAIRPEGRPQYFTTHGLTLAPFHVADDARYHAYFRRVEPVVVFGRSDSGVPNRSRGDGLTFLDVLWQQAPFATSAAFLAAVRALADAWRADGRFTAAERDRVVAAATAANLRR; from the coding sequence ATGTCCCAACCCCCCTCTCGCCGCGGTCTGCTGAGACTGGCCGCCGGGACCGCGGCCGCAGTGCCGCTGCTGCACGCGACGCCCGCGGCGTCCCGTGCCGCCGCCGAGCCGGCCACGGCGACAGCGGCGTCCCGGGCGTCCGCCGTCCCTGCGGCTCCCGCTGCGGTCGCCGCGCCCGTCCCGCCGACCTGGGCGGTCCAGCCCTTCGCCCTGGACCGGGTGACGCTCGGCGACGGCGTCTTCCGTCGCAAGCGCGACCTGATGCTCGGCTACGCCAGGTCCTACCCCGCCGACCGGATCCTCGCCGTCTTCCGGGCCAACGCCGGGCTCGACACCCGCGGCGCCCGGCCGCCGGGCGGCTGGGAGACCTCCGACGGCAATCTGCGCGGCCACTACGGCGGCCACTTCCTCACGCTCGTCGCCCAGGCGTACGCCGACACCCGCGAGAGCGCGCTGAAGACCAAGCTCGATCACCTGGTGACCGCACTGGGCGAGTGCCAGACGGCGCTGGCCGACCACGGCTCGCCGAAGCCGAGTCACCCCGGCTATCTGGCGGCCTACCCGGAGACCCAGTTCATCCTGCTCGAGAGCTACACGACCTACCCCACCATCTGGGCCCCCTACTACACCTGCCACAAGATCATGCGCGGGCTGCTCGACGCGCACACCCTGGGCGGGAACGCGCAGGCGCTGACCATCGCCTCGAAGATGGGCGACTGGGTGCACAGCCGCCTCGGCCGGCTGCCGAAGGCGCAGTTGGAGCGCATGTGGTCGATCTACATAGCAGGCGAGTACGGCGGGATGAACGAGGTGATGGCGGACCTGTACGCGCTCACCGGGCGGGCCGAGCACCTCGCAGCCGCCCGCTGCTTCGACAACACCGCGCTCCTGGACGCCTGCGCCGACGGCCGGGACGTCCTGGACGGCCGGCACGCCAACCAGCACATCCCCCAGTTCACCGGGTACGTACGGCTCTTCGACCACACCGGTGAGGAGGAGTACGCGGCCGCGGCCCGCAACTTCTGGGGCATGGTCGTGGGTCCGCGCACCTACAGCCAGGGAGGCGCCGGCAAGGGGGAGATCTTCCGGGCCCGGGGGGCGATCGCGGCCACCCTCGGCGACGACAACGCCGAGACCTGCGCGACGTACAACATGCTCAAACTGAGCCGTCAGCTGTTCTTCCACGCGCCGGACGCCGCCTACATGGACTACTACGAGCGCGGCCTGACCAACCACATCCTGGCCTCCCGCCGGGACGCGAGCAGCACGACCAGCCCGGAGGTCACCTACTTCGTCGGCATGGGCCCGGGGACGGTGCGCCAGTACGACAACACCGGTACCTGCTGCGGCGGGACGGGCATGGAGAACCACACCAAGTACCAGGACTCGGTGTACTTCCGCTCGGCCGCCGGCGACGCGCTGTACGTCAACCTGTACCTCGCCTCGACCCTGCGGTGGCCGGAGCGGGGGCTCGTCCTGGAGCAGACGAGCGCCTACCCGGCGGAGGGCGTCCGCACGCTGACGTTCCGCGAGGGCGATGGCAGCCTCGACCTGAAGCTCAGGGTCCCGTCCTGGGCCACGGCCGGCTTCACCGTCGCCGTGAACGGGGTCCAGCAGCAGGCGTCGGCCTCCCCCGGCAGTTACCTCACCCTGCGCAGGAACTGGCGGCGCGGCGACCGGGTCACCGTCTCCGCGCCCTACCGCCTGCGCGTGGAGCGGGCGTCGGACGACCCGTCCGTGCAGTCCCTCTTCCACGGGCCGGTGCTGCTGGTCGCGCGGAGCCAGGCGACGGATTTCCGGCAGTTCTCGTTCTACAAGGACTTCACCCTGCGCGGCGACCTGGCCGACGCGATCCGTCCCGAGGGCCGTCCGCAGTACTTCACCACACACGGTCTGACCCTGGCCCCGTTCCATGTGGCGGACGACGCCCGCTACCACGCCTACTTCCGGCGCGTGGAGCCGGTCGTCGTCTTCGGCAGGTCCGACTCGGGTGTGCCGAACCGCTCCCGCGGCGACGGCCTGACCTTCCTCGACGTCCTGTGGCAGCAGGCGCCTTTCGCGACCTCCGCCGCTTTTCTGGCCGCGGTACGCGCCCTGGCCGACGCCTGGCGGGCCGACGGGAGGTTCACGGCCGCCGAACGGGACCGCGTCGTCGCCGCCGCCACCGCCGCGAACCTGCGCCGCTGA